One segment of Poecile atricapillus isolate bPoeAtr1 chromosome 5, bPoeAtr1.hap1, whole genome shotgun sequence DNA contains the following:
- the PRLH gene encoding prolactin-releasing peptide, which yields MKLGVTCLLWLLLICLTLPATHGRVLQRSMEIRNPEIDPSWYTGRGIRPVGRFGRRQALAGDPHPGCSAPHLHPHAPQQELNP from the exons ATGAAGCTGGGGGTCACCTGcctcctgtggctgctgctcatCTGCCTGACCCTGCCTGCCACCCACGGCCGCGTTCTCCAGCGCTCCATGGAGATCAGGA ACCCGGAGATCGACCCCTCGTGGTACACGGGCCGTGGGATCCGGCCGGTGGGGCGCTTTGGGAGGCGAcaagccctggctggggacccCCACCCCGGCTGCTCAGCCCCACACCTGCACCCCCACGCcccacagcaggagctgaacCCCTAA